From a single Vitis vinifera cultivar Pinot Noir 40024 chromosome 18, ASM3070453v1 genomic region:
- the LOC104882731 gene encoding disease resistance protein RUN1 encodes MAYTSAQKAFCSSSTSVCPWRYDVFLSFRRKDTGFNFTDHLYTTLVHKGIKTFRDDTLKRGEEIAPEILKAIEESRFSIVVFSENYANSGWCLNEHVKIMECRKEMEQPVVPIFYHGDPSDVRKQMGSFGEAFSRWRRKSSANLWILAVGVREAAP; translated from the exons ATGGCTTACACTAGTGCTCAAAAAGCTTTCTGTTCCTCGTCAACTTCTGTCTGTCCATGGAGGTACGATGTTTTCCTGAGCTTTAGACGCAAAGATACCGGTTTCAACTTTACTGATCACCTTTATACCACTTTAGTTCACAAAGGCATTAAAACTTTCAGAGATGATACACTTAAGAGAGGAGAAGAGATTGCTCCAGAAATCTTGAAAGCTATCGAGGAATCAAGGTTTTCTATAGTCGTATTCTCAGAAAACTATGCTAATTCCGGATGGTGCTTGAATGAGCACGTGAAGATCATGGAGTGCAGGAAAGAAATGGAACAACCGGTTGTGCCAATTTTTTATCACGGAGATCCATCCGACGTCCGAAAGCAGATGGGAAGTTTCGGAGAAGCATTTTCCAG GTGGAGGAGAAAGTCCAGTGCTAATTTGTGGATTCTGGCTGTGGGAGTGAGGGAGGCAGCACCCTGA